From the Porites lutea chromosome 5, jaPorLute2.1, whole genome shotgun sequence genome, the window aagacattcactgggaacagaacagacaccaactggtcatcaacaacacttaaaggcaaaattttagtttttattgttgtttttaaatttgttgtgcactttgttatctctggacaatccgactgaagcaggaaaatttctatCGCAATaccaacacaaattacacaagaagacataaatttattactcacaaaaacaactgctgccaggtcttctcaaagagccgtaatgaccagccaatgttcgtaaatgaatataagtttaaagaaggatgacagtcgtcttcgctaaaaacatgttttctggatttcgccgagcaaaacgtaaacatcttttctgcaaatccaaaccatactccacgacttcttatcAACATGttagttttaactttaggtgaactttaagactcttttacctttgtttctgcttagtttccattgatcgttaacgaataaagaagcaaattttctttctcacttttacagaaagaatattttcattcaaactagacgattgtggcgtgttcgtaatcagccaatagaaccgtttgttattgtgtcttgcgttacgagaattttgcaattaatcaaaaagcaagcattattgtgagctatgttataaaagaatttgctcatgcttttagctgtgcgtatatcgagttatggatgcacttgggaagtttggagagcactcaagaagctagagttgcactcggctatcgcctcgtgcaactcttacgcatctttcgtgctctccaatcttcccgcgtgcatccataactcgatatacgcacgctaagcatgaacaaattcttaagcTTCTTGTTTAATTCGGCACGGTAGTAGCACGACGCTTGAAAAAGGCCCAAGAACTCACCCTTACTAACTATATCGAAGGGTGTCCATACACTTCCAGGTGCAGGCCGGCCGTTTTCATATTATGGTACATGTACGCTGCAGAAGGTAATATCTTTGAGAGCAAGAGTAAAACACAGCAGTACAGTTTATTGTCATTAATCACCTTGCTCTGTTATGAGCAAGACCAAGTAAAAATAAGAATGcaaataaattttctcttgtttGTAACCGTCTGGTTTACGGGTGGTAGGTGACGTAGATCTCGCGTGACTAACGATTAGGACTTCCGGTACATGCCACAATCCTTCATTGCCAATCGTAATccatgactttttttaaggaaatcaTAATACGTAAAGAAAATGGTTTAATTGatcattaatttgtttttaacgCGAGGACGTGTCACACTCGCCACCCACATCCGTTGTATGAGTCAATCcataaagctttttaaaaacacatattaaaaaagaattgttAAAATTCCACAAGAAGATAAATTGAGCAAAACTAAATTTCTGAGCTGACAGGTTCGAAAGCAATCAGTAATTAATATTTCGATTCAATTTGGATGTACGTGTTTAAAAGGaataatatttttcagtttGAGCCTCTAAAAACGATTGCGAAAACATAATTGTAGTGCATATTTTAATGAAGAATATGCTCGCAGATAATGTATCTTAAAAAGGCCTTATTTCCTTGTACGATTCTAAGTATAGTCCACAAGCCCTTAAAACTCAAAGGCTTTGGTCGCTTTATTAAATTTACGCTACACACtcagttgttattttgctagATATGTCATAAAATACATCAAAACACTTGACACAATTGCAATAGCCAGAGTACTGTTTTGTACTATGTAAACTTTTTACCACTACTAGTTTTTTTTCGTCACGTAAGTATACCGTAAACAGGTTGCTTGCTAAATTACCAAAGGCGTAAGGAAGTGCTGTGAGTTCTTTGCGTATAAATGTGTCTCTTTTGTCTAGATGATTTCTATGACAAAGGATGtagattaattttattatttcagcTGTATACTCAACGCAGAGGAAAGTGCATTAAGAAACTCTACCATTTTTGGACGAGTAAACGACTTGAGACAGAAAAATCTGCCGCCACTATCGAACCTTAAAATATTATATAATAACAGTAAATTCTTCTTATTAACGGAACTGTGAAATGTAAACAAATCTGAGCGCCTAAGTTACAATAGACCCTCGTAACAATACAATGAAAAACGATTGTGATTCCACAAGTTGAAAGCAAACCACAAACACAAACGAATCAACTGttgacattattatttttgaatcCGGGCGACAAGAACATGCTAAACCAACTAAATATATGTCTCAAACATAATGCTCAATGGAATTGAGAAGTATTATAACTTTAAGGTTTTTAAAATACTACAACAATTACACATGCAAATTTCCACATGACTAAAACAATTCAATCGAGTTAATAAACGATACAGCTGAACTAGACGCTCAATATTTTCTACGCTGCAGGTTAAAGGACACAAATATTGCAAGAAAGAACTTTACAAATGCTAAAAACGATTTTTGTTATGACGAACTTACCGTTCACGCGGTAGGTCCTTGTGTTGACAAAATGCCTGTGACAGTTGCAGAGTGCCGGGAGGGCTGGAATATCGCTTGATTTGCAGTGTCGGTCGGGGTAAATATTTCCCAAGGTTTTTAGGCTCTGCGACCATGGCGCTACTCGGTCTTTCAGGAACAAACGTCTGCCGTTTGTTTGATCGGTCCATTCTGTGTTGTAGATTTCCGTCCCAAACATACAATATACACGGTGTAAACTCGTGTGTCAAGAGGCGCTCACCTCGGAAAATGTCGAGACTTCATAGGTgattataaagtacaaataaCTCTAACTCCAAACAAATGATCCATGGATGAGCGACGCTTTAACGCATGTGGAGAAGTTGATAGGATTGATGATACACTTCAAAAATGGCTGTGTGCAACTCGGTTTGTCGACTGTaaaaattgattcaaacgtctgCTGACAACGGCCGAttcaaatataaaaatattatccCGAACAAAGAAAATCGTGTTGAATTATTCACATTCCCATGATGAAAGCGATGTAGCAAATATTAATATATCATATCATAAATTCAACCGAAAGATTACGAACCCTAGCTACAGCACTTCGACATCTGTTTCGCCTCCGGGGTTGTTTCCACGTTGAATATAATTACAGGCTTCTTGAACCACTTTATTTGCTTTCGGTTAGGGTGTCAAACCGGAAATGTCCTCCTATTGGTTGCTTCGTAGGGTATGTGTGAACAAAGATTTTTACCCATGTAAGGAAAATCCAAGACGATTGGGGATTTTACTATTTATGACTGTAAATATCTCCGATCAGGTCGGGGAGAAAAAGGGAGAATCTCGACGCGTCCCAGATTTCTCGTCCGCGTTATTTCTGCGATGGTCGGCGAACACTCCCGACATTTGAAACTGGCTCAATTTTTTTAACTGTCGGAGTGCTCAGGGTCGATGAAGGATCGATGGGCATTCGATTTAGCTCGGTCGCAACCCTTAAGTGCAGTACTCTAATCTGGGAGACCTAAGACGATTTGGAAACATTACAACCTGGATCGTCAGGGAATTTCCGGacatatgaaaaccaggctGAACCAGGCTTTAGTTTCAgcttttatactactacatgagaaatttctgcaatttgattggcttagagcagtggtatttcagcttaatttgaaatacctacatgtgaaaattacaaaccttttgcgggtagtagtataaacaaataatagcatgatttgtacgtgatatttggcataaatacaactggtgatatttcaaaatggtctcaaatttcacttgcctatcGGCtcttgaaattacgtataacaattttgcaAAATcgctcgtggtatttatgccaaatatcactacaaatcatgctattacctacacTAATTTCCAATCCGCTAACTAATTAAAATCAATATAACCATACCCGAtctcgaaaaaaaaatggttttcacTGTCTCTCCTCACTCCTCAATACAAGCCAGGCCGGCTGTAGCGCAGGCGCTGGTGGGTGGGGATTTGACGTTTTTTGAAGCGCTAGCCGGTGGGGTCATTTGATCATTTCAAATGCCAACATATCAgggaatttgaccaaaatttttcaaaaaagtcaaataccCGGGGGTCTACCCGGTGGGGAGGGCATGGGcggttttggaattgactgctACAAAATATATAGTCAATTGCAAGGTTTGAGCTTCTGTAAAGTATCGGCTGTCGCAATGTTTTAGTCCCACGTCCGATCTATGGTTGCTTCACTTTACCGGCATAATTTcgtttgctcgcaggctatcagCACTATAAACATGTGATAAGTAACGCATAAAATCAGGAACCGATCACCCGGCTTCTGCATgattcaacctcgtcctcaggctTTTTCTGGCCGGTTATGTACTCAACAAAGGCTCCACCCCGAGgttcaaccccttacccttttatatagctgattcaatGAAGGTTATtttgggcattgggaattgCGCATTttgaagctattgtttggtaGTAACTCAAGTAAATCAATGCATTGTTCCATGTGCCCAGATACCAAATGCCCGATTGccaaagcaaccttttttgATTTAGCTGTATACAATTTTTAACGCAAAAGGTATCCGTTTCGTATGttctattgaaaaatggtaccctCTTCACATACCTACAATAGTTTAGAACTATGCATCcctttaaatatgaataaataaaaaaccaGAAAGTTTTCTCGTACTTcatcacagccataaaatgcatctgttaacCCCTTTTGCGCTTTTTTACAGACTGAtttgacagatttccctactcTTTCATATACTGCATGTCTGCATCTGGTGAAATCTCTACCCCGTTAAATGTACCTGAAGAATGAAAAAGCTACTCCTTTCAGGCCGAACCTCCCTGCATAGGGCTTGCGGTAGGAAGTCCAACCCAGCCTGTTTTAAATTCTCAGATAGCAGGGATGACGTGTAAGTGAAAGGCACACGAAAATATGAGCTCGTGATCTGGAAAGGGGGGCGAACCCGACTACCTCGGAGCCTGGAACCGAGCTAAGTCCAACCGGGGGTCTAATTATGCCGGCTTAGTATGTAAAATTGTTAGTTTCCTGTAATGGGTCTTTTGACAGACCATTTCAAAAGTTAGGGGATGGGCCTTGGGAATTAACTTGACTTTTTTGGCTCGCCTTGTATAGCCAGAATTTAgtttcgtctgcgcgcaggctaacCTTGTATTgcgtgcattttttttttctttatttgcgCTAATTTCAACCTGGGGCAAAATAGTGGTTAGGAGACTGGGGTAGATGTGGGTAGATAGACAGTTTTTATAATTTACATGGGGTCAAGTGCACAAAAAAAGAGAAGGGGGAAGAAACGAAGCACATAAAACTTCTTTACTTATTAAACTACCTATTGACAAAGGTAAAAAGGTCTTTAAGTTAATCTGAAAATCGTGACAAgtcataaaaaataattttattttaatatctgagcttttttacaaaaatttgtaCAACTCTTCACACGCGATATTATTATGTAAGGATGCAGGCATAGTATATACATGCACAACTTAATAATTATGTTTCCGTTGTAGCACACAAATTAATCTTATGGCTTCGAGAAGATCATTGGTAAAATCAAGGTACTTTCGCTATTACGAGAAGCGTATGTCATAAATTTGTCTTCCTTCAACAACCATCAACCATTTGTAAATGAAACGTGTATATAATTTTATTCGGTAACCTAAGTAACCTAATTCATCGACAGTattcaataaatattttaaaaaggcCCCAATGTATAACTGAGATAAGAATCTGCACTATGCTTTTCATGTCTTTTGTACAAGAACTGCGATGAAAAATATAACCTTGAACTCACTatttgtcttctcattggctaagggccgacagttaattttggaattttggAAATCAACGCAACCTCGGATTactcagttatctgctagcagaaaACTGTATAATCTGTACGTGTCGCGTGCAATGCAACCATTTCAAGAAGCAATGTTAAACTGTGTGCCTTACCACGGTGTGTCtgccgttattttcttcaaaacaatgtataatgaattgaaacaattattagatttggtTTTCGTGACATCCCGAATAATCAAGGTATCGATGATAACGCTTAACTCGACCTTAAATATCACATAAACCTCAACCCATAATTGTTTATTACGATCTCTTTCAAAAGAGTAATGACACTGTTGCCGATAGTTATCCAGTATTAAGCTCCTGATCACGTCTGAAACTGGCTAAAGGTCCTGAAGTATTTGGAGTCAGATCACAGACCTGCCTTTAAGGCATTTCTTTTCAGAGGCGAAAAACGCGGGAGAATTTTTGAGACCTCTCGCACGTTTTCCTGACCGACGACCCGAACAAAACGGgcttttagaaagtctaggAGTACTGTAATAACCTCTAACAACGAGTTAACGACGATCGAATACACCTCTCCAACGTAATGGGATTCAGCATCACTCAGAAAGATTGTCCAGCAGACCAGTCGCTACTTAGCCTAAGAAGACAGCCGCcacaatttgtttttctaatATCCTAAATAAAAACGTAAATTCAATTCATAGGGCACGTAATTACTTTCTCTATATCGTGACCTTCTCCATTTATCTCTTAGTTGTTGTCATTGTCTTATGTTGTACCTAAAAGTGAATGGAGAACGCAAAAATACAAATACACAACGATCACTAGTAAAAAGGAGACCGGCTGTTTTCGTAAGGTCGCACTTCTAAGCCTGACACCAACACAAACCGTGGTTCATATCTCTGCTGTAATATTACGTACATCCATATATCTCTGAacatttcacttttctcacGTCGTTGATTTCTCGCAAGTTACTGATGTCAGTGACGCATAAAGCGCTTTAAGTTCAGTaatttcttcccttttttcctTGACTTTCTCTCGATACTCCGTGAGAAATTTCTGCTGCTCCTCTTTTGCGTTTTTCAGCTCTTTGATTAAGTCCGTAACGTTTCTCTGTGTAAATTCAGCTCGTATTCTTTGGATCTCGTTCTTCAGTTCACTCAGTCTTGTAGTATTCACTTGCTGTAACATTGAAGCCTCTTTCACCACGCCGTCAACGTTGACTTTCAGGTTTTTTGCAGCGACATCGGCTTTGTCTGCCTCGCTCTTTGCCGTGTAAGCTGTTGACAGAGCCTCAGAAGCTGTTGTGGAATAATTTTGCCTGCATGCGGAGATGATACCTTGAGAAGATGAGTTAACGGAGGTCACGTTCTGCTCGACCGCAGTGAAGTATTCAGCGGTGTACTTAGATGTGCTTGCATCATGAGAAAGCCTGTTTGCGTCTGCGTGAATGATCGATACCCCCTGCAACAGAGAGTACGGAATAAATTTACGCACAGCTAAAACGACTCAACAGTATAGGCTATACTGAAAAGTGGCCTCCAGACGAAGCCTGGCTTGCGTGGCAGGCGCTTGCAAGTCAAACGGGCAGGCGAGCCCATATTTAGTCAAATCCCATCTTCGAAGACCCAGGGAAAGTTAGTCGGGTCGAAACGTCGTGGTGCCGTTTCTACCGACCCGACAGACTGCCCCTGTGTCTTTGACGATGATCGAGGCCCTACAGTCCTGCGAAAAGTTTTTTGAAGGGAGCTACCATGATTTTAAGCCCACTCCAGCGATTCAGAGAGTTCGGAGCAGAGTGAAATGAACAAAAGcagtgagagagaaagtgtgGTGGAGCTAGAGAGTATCCTCGCTACGTCTTTCTGCATCTCACAcgcatttttttcagttttctgaaaaatctgattggcgCCCTTCGGTTCGCGTCGCTCTTCTGACTTCATAATCTAAAACCCGGAGACGCGTTCAAACGGGGAATCTCGtaacattgtaaaaaaaaaaaaaaaaaagagaaggcAAGGTGTTACTTACTTGGTTTTCATTAAAGGAGATGTTCCATGCTTGTTGTGCCAAGTTTAGAGCGCGTCTAGCAACTGCCAAAGTAGCTTGTAAAGAAGCATTGACTCCTTGAGCGTATTCGATTGCATTCCAGCTAGTTGCGTTGGCTTCAATGGCGCGCTGCAGCGAACTTTCAGCAAATTGACTAGCTTCCTGTGACTTTGCTTCAAAATTCCGCAAAATCTGAAGCATTTCTTGAGCGTCTGTGAAAGTTTTACTGGCAAGCTGCACGGCGTCAAGGGCTTCTTGTCTAGCTCTCCGTGCCTCCTCTAAGACAGCCATTCCTCTTTGCTCTGCGTTATTTACAAGCGACATTAAAACGTCCAACTGCTTTAGCGTAAAGTCAACTTGAAATGTCAAATTGGAGTACAGTTCTTGAGTGAGATTCTGAGCCCGTGAGATCACCATTTGAGCCTGTTTACCCGCTTCTTGTGTTTCCCTCGCAATCTGCCTGACTGTATCAGTATTGTTAGGATCCAGCAGCATTACCTCTGACAAAGTTTGGTTGGCTCTCAACAACGAGGCCGAAGCATTCCAGTACAGCTGGTAACCTGACGTATTTAAACTGTCACCGAGGGCTTTTATAACATCCACGCGCATTTGCAAATGCTCGATCGAGGCCTCCGAGGACTCGAGATTATTCTGCATTGAGCTAGCATTGACCATCACTTGCTGAGCTTCTGTTATTAAAGCCTCAGCACTGTCTACTTTGCCTTGAATCTCGTACGCAGTGTCATTCTGACGAGTGGCCGCTGCTGTGAAGTTGCTGGAAATCGCACTAAACCGTGGCACCAAGTCAGTCAAATAATCAGAGATAGCTTCAGCTTCGCGGACAGAAGGATCAACTGACATGTTGATCACATTGTTGCTGTGATACACTGCTTCACGTATCAACTGAATCACTTGCTCGATGGTGTTCCTATCCGCTGCAACAGATGACAAATTGCTTGACAGCTGGGCAGCACCAGGAGAAACATCTTCCAGCAGTACATTTTCAAGTTGATTCAGCGTCTCATTGAGTTGCATGATTTCTTTGGTTAAATTCCTCTCGATTTCCTGGGCTTCTTTAGCGCCAGACACCAATTCGTTGGTAGTCTTTTTAGCATTATCGAGTCTCGTTGCAAACGTTGCATCACCAATATTTCCATTTCGCAGTCGCTCTATCGCGTCCTCGAGATCAGCTGAACTCTTTCTTAGCTTATTCACCTCCACAGAGATAAGACGGTAACATTCCGGACAATCTAAAGTAAGAAAAGAAAGTATGCTAGAAATCGCCATGGATCATTGCCATTGTACAGGTCACAGGACCTTATGTATGGTCAACTTAATCGATGAGGGCGATTTCAGGCCACTCGAACGTACCCACCCTTAATTCTTTACGGTTCAGATAGATTAACAAATTTTGATAACAGcaattgaaaagaaacaaacaaacaaacaaacaaacaattcaacaacaatactaaaatttcttagtttttctGTTGGAAATTCAGTATATTTGTATCGACCAGATCACCACAAAAAATCAGGCTTTTACTAGTTGAGCCGAGGTGAATGatctgtaagaaaaaaattagctCAGAGATATTCCAGGCAGGCTGGAACTATGCACCAGTAATTTAGGATACAAACCAGGCTTTCACAACTTCGCCCAGAATTTATATTTCCTTATGTTCCAGCCCCCCACCACAAACAAACACCGGGTTCGGCAGGAAAGAACCTGTGCGGTTAGCTGATGACAAAGGTCATGCGCTCTTTCGATTACTGAAGAATTGTGGAAGACCTTACTTACCAACACATCCTCTACTCGTATTGTAGGCATTTTCGTGGCATCGATCACACTGCCTCCCACCAATTCTTGGTTTACAGGTGCACTGGCCGGTTGTCTCATTACAAACGCTACTGTTACCATACATCGTGTTGGGAAGCACACAGTCACATTCTGATAAACAAGACATAAGAAAGAGCAGTTAGAAACTTACTATCTGAGTACATGGCGTGCAGTCAAGACCATCATTCAGCCTTGTGCGTAATACCCTTTCCTATTGTACTTAGCTTTGAATACCGCTACAGAATGATTGACCCCTCCATGATTATTTTGCTGTTCTGACGTGAAATTTCCTTCAATATTTATAACACCCGATTTGCAAATACATTTTActacaaaaattaatgatataAAAGAAACTTGACGTTTCGATGGCTTCCTGTCATCAGTATCAATGACtacaaaattcaattttttcttttctttaatttttatttttaggacTTTTAGACTTTTGATTTTTTCGATTCTTAggatttttttacattttttagtgtatagattataatatatttgacattgtaaagcgcattaatttttttgggcgtTAGGAAAATgcgctatagaaataaattatttctattttatttatataagatataaaatattaagaagaagaagtgtgaaaaagtacatgaaaattcaatcgtgaaaatgaaaaaaaaaaaaaaattaaacaaagagtCTTGCTCCGATCGAGGCCGCTGAAGTGTTGAGCCTCGGTCTTTTATCTCTGATAATTAGAATTTCAAATATCAGAAACTACAAGTTTCCCTGCAAACTTACTATTTTGACTGTTTTTGATGATGCACAGTAAAAAAACCTGCTACTTACCTCCACAGCCACCCGATGATGGAGTCAAGCCAAAGTATCCTGGAATGCAGCGAGTACAATCAGTAGTGTTATCAACTCCAGGCTGACATCGTTGACAGTTGTCACCCTCAGATCCCGTGCGACAGTTAAAGCAGGTGCCATTCTCTGGGTGACACTCCCTTGAGCGACCGGTGCATGAACACAGTGCACAGGACTTAAATGAAGTGGGTTTGGAGCTTTCTTTCTGTCGAGTGTAACCTGCAAACATAAATCATGTGAGTACTAAGACAGTCATTTCTTTGAACACTGGTATCATTTTAAGGTTACAACATCTGGCCCCAAttgttcaaaaagtggatagcgctacccactggataaatctctatgcAGTGCATGATGCAAATGGTTTTCCAAAtaattatccactggatagtgactcttccagtggataacgctatccaatgtttgaacaactgaggcctggCTAATTTCTGCAAGGTTTCTACTGCTCTCTCTGTCCCTCCTCCCCAAGAGGCggtgggggatggggggggggggggatgagcCAGGGCTTATTACCGAATAGCAGCTGGGAATTGAGGTTACTCCAATTGATtcataaacaaaaaacacaaaatttatGCACTCCTTTACGCGTCCTCTCATCGGCAATAATGAAATgaattattcatttcatttcaaaacgATGAGTGTCAAAATAAAGTATATGTGTATGTATGTAAGACTAACTACCAATACAACTATtcaaattccttttttcttttctacaatAAGTGGCACAGCATAGCTTAAAAATTTTACCTGTATTACAGAATCCACATGAGAGATCTGTGTAGTTGTTTGAGCAGGTGCAGTTTTCAACATAATCCACTTCTTGACCAACATCTTTTGTGGCAGAAACCAACTCAATAACCACTGTCAAAGAACCATTTGTCATAAAACTCCCTTGAACTTGGACAGATTCAATATCAGCCAGGATACTCTGAAGTTGATATGCTGTCAAGTTTTGCTGTGAGTTATGCTCATGCAGCCGTGCATAATAGGTTACGCCGGACGAAGATGACTCAGAGTGAAGGTTAAAAGCGGCTTCCTGTGGCTGCCTGTTATATTTTCCCTTCAGTGTTACATTCCAGTCAGATTTTAAACTCTCCACATTGGTATTGTTGGTGATCAGCTTGAACAACTGACCGTAGGAGTGAAGCTGGAAGCCACTGAATGCCTTATTAAAGTTAAGTGTGACAAAAGTGCCACTCAAAAAATTTATCGTGAGACGTTGATCCTGGTGAGAAAAAGTTAGCTCTGGTGATTTATTAATGTTAACATGTTGGTTGTCAGTGAAGTTTGCTCTTATATAGGACTTCACAAAGCCTCTTGCAGAAGAGCATTCGTTAGCTCGATTAAAGCAGAAACAAGGAGAACAGCCATCAGGATTGTCCGGGTCACTATTGTATGTTCCATTCTTGCATCTCTCGCACTTATCTCCTTCAGCATTAGCCTTGCATGTACACAATCCTGTGGAGTTATGACACTGCAGTAAACTAGAGCCTCCAGCATCACAGTTGCATGgcctacaaaaaaataaattaatgttcaTATTTTGCTATCATGCCTGTTACAGTTCGTACTACACTGTAGTTAGGAGAATTCTTATGCCTCATGAGTGTCATGAGTGAGAAATTCACTAATTTTAGCTCATGCAGCAGCTAGGagtatatatacatgtacatgtaaccaAGAGGGCTTGAAAAAATTCCTGCCTTGTAGTCTGGGACAAGTACAATAAATCCTCTATTTAGCCCCCTTGGgcgcttatttatttcaagcccatttgaagGGCTCCTGCTTTCAAAATGAAATGTGGTGAAAACAAACAGGAAATATAAATGAATCCTTGCTTGCCCAAAAAGAATGTCTGCTTTGCTTAACTTTATATGTAAAATATGACACATAGCGTACATCTGTATATCATTCAGGCACACATGTACATGTGATATAAAAGATGAGAAGAAAGAAACTGGACAGTACCAATAACACATTACAATACCTAACAGCAACAGTTTAcataaaaccataaaaaacaTCAATACTTTTGAAACAATCATTGCTCAAAATAAATTCTACAAAAAGATATCATCAGCTAGATTTTATCGCCAGAAATACTTACTGGCATCCTTCAGATGTGAAGTTGAAGAAGTTTTGACGGCATGAGTCACATTTTGTACCAGTAGTGCTGTTCTTACAGGGGCAAACCCCACTGAAGCTGTCACACTGAAGATCTGCAGAACCATTCACATTACATTTACACTCAACACATCCCTGTCCAGTATGAAAACCATAGTAATTTGGATTACATCTGCTGCATGTTCTTGTTATGACTCCAGGTCTGCATGGGCATTGGCCAGTTACAGGATCACAAACTAGATCTGATGATCCCGACTGGTTGCAATTGCAAGCTGGAAAGAAACACAAGTACAGAAGGAGACATCAGTGATTCAGGAGTAGTGCAAAGGCACCTGCAGCCTTGTGGCTAGTTCTTCAAATTTGTTCATTATATACCATTTAAACATCCGCACCTTGGAGCTCAATGCCCTCTAATAAACAAATTTGTCTTCACAGTAGAAATAAAATACCCTGAATATGAAACATCAGAATTCTTAAAACCACAATAGAGATTGTGAACTGTGTAACAAACCAACTATGGACAAAATCCACTGAAACCTACTGTTATACATTTGGGAAGACATTAAGGATATCAAAACTGACACAGAAGGCAGCACTATTCATGGCTGTCACTAATACTAATTCATTTACTAATAGGCAGGGAAATAGCCAAAGGTCATGCTCATAGTAGCCAGAGAAATCCCCAGCCCCTTAGTGACAGTACTGACTATTATGAACACAAGAAGGAAAACATTCCACTTATTTGTTTCAATGAGCTCTCCAAGACATATATATTaacctattttattacataccTGTACATCCATTGTCTGAAAAGTTGAAGAAGCCTGGTAAACAACGATCACATGAATGCCCTGTAACCCCTGGCTTGCAGTGACACTGGCCTCCAAGCTGGGCACATGTTGTGCCATTCTCAGTTCCAGTACTGTTACAAGAACATGCTAAAAAAAGAACACAGCAGACTTAAGTCAGAGGCCaagctacagtggaacctcaatttAACAAacttcaataataataacaaagtCCTTTGTATAACAAACGATATTCCTTGCCCCAGTAATTATAGTAAAATCTACATTGTATAACCtcgataataataa encodes:
- the LOC140937801 gene encoding uncharacterized protein, with the protein product MARPSCFDIGRSMTSRTQIVAIICSIVAAFFTEKVSGECSAAGVCVPGPVNAAKQVKNTITATSTCGNPPATYCRVKPLNQCFLCSNTTHTVDKMKDDSLSTSWQSVTWWEWYNNNNKTEEPLRVNVTLSFNKSYAITGEIRLVFKSPRPIEMILLKSDDKGQTWTPLQYYAEDCMKRFNVSNTPVESIALGNYGLHCTQDYSDLTPQENGEVLFDFLRRYSKSHFWNGTLQKYFTATDIRVQMLHPSTEGRENLNIKTEEIFNQYYYSIADLKVNARCQCHGHAQYCDYPNLEGKDCDCIHNTEGEDCERCKPLYNNKTWSAATSEDEPNPCEECECYRHADSCHYNESLGHGVCDDCYHNTTGLFCEKCVQKFYRNMSKNLKDPKVCLPCNCFMYGITNNGTCNQTTGQCECKQNVTGRQCDGCADTFWGFRLPPIGDCRECSCNGNGTRNGSLSCNQESGQCPCKNNIHQRTCSECKDGFFSFPAMVDSDCQQCDCDYGGSIMEICEKINGTCLCRSNIIGKRCKEVLEGYFVPSLVYLLYEAEDAMGSFVSTSYFTGANQEFTGTGYARIGLHQFISFTVTPNTIFSDFYIVIRYTNAEAANTTLQLSIMSCNSSDCNETYSITIEHLSHGVGLAWISSNTVSFNKAWIYHLNLTFVRGMYPNSTIEIDSLILLPNVKNVRTYDVAKDVGSVHGMAFEQIENCWTNSTTISGLQRSPDVCDNFTFSVMAEVFDGAVACSCNSTGTENGTTCAQLGGQCHCKPGVTGHSCDRCLPGFFNFSDNGCTACNCNQSGSSDLVCDPVTGQCPCRPGVITRTCSRCNPNYYGFHTGQGCVECKCNVNGSADLQCDSFSGVCPCKNSTTGTKCDSCRQNFFNFTSEGCQPCNCDAGGSSLLQCHNSTGLCTCKANAEGDKCERCKNGTYNSDPDNPDGCSPCFCFNRANECSSARGFVKSYIRANFTDNQHVNINKSPELTFSHQDQRLTINFLSGTFVTLNFNKAFSGFQLHSYGQLFKLITNNTNVESLKSDWNVTLKGKYNRQPQEAAFNLHSESSSSGVTYYARLHEHNSQQNLTAYQLQSILADIESVQVQGSFMTNGSLTVVIELVSATKDVGQEVDYVENCTCSNNYTDLSCGFCNTGYTRQKESSKPTSFKSCALCSCTGRSRECHPENGTCFNCRTGSEGDNCQRCQPGVDNTTDCTRCIPGYFGLTPSSGGCGECDCVLPNTMYGNSSVCNETTGQCTCKPRIGGRQCDRCHENAYNTSRGCVDCPECYRLISVEVNKLRKSSADLEDAIERLRNGNIGDATFATRLDNAKKTTNELVSGAKEAQEIERNLTKEIMQLNETLNQLENVLLEDVSPGAAQLSSNLSSVAADRNTIEQVIQLIREAVYHSNNVINMSVDPSVREAEAISDYLTDLVPRFSAISSNFTAAATRQNDTAYEIQGKVDSAEALITEAQQVMVNASSMQNNLESSEASIEHLQMRVDVIKALGDSLNTSGYQLYWNASASLLRANQTLSEVMLLDPNNTDTVRQIARETQEAGKQAQMVISRAQNLTQELYSNLTFQVDFTLKQLDVLMSLVNNAEQRGMAVLEEARRARQEALDAVQLASKTFTDAQEMLQILRNFEAKSQEASQFAESSLQRAIEANATSWNAIEYAQGVNASLQATLAVARRALNLAQQAWNISFNENQGVSIIHADANRLSHDASTSKYTAEYFTAVEQNVTSVNSSSQGIISACRQNYSTTASEALSTAYTAKSEADKADVAAKNLKVNVDGVVKEASMLQQVNTTRLSELKNEIQRIRAEFTQRNVTDLIKELKNAKEEQQKFLTEYREKVKEKREEITELKALYASLTSVTCEKSTT